In the genome of Kluyveromyces marxianus DMKU3-1042 DNA, complete genome, chromosome 1, one region contains:
- the EFM5 gene encoding protein-lysine N-methyltransferase yields the protein MSDSESDNELQLSAHALAALQEFKSEEQKREEEFQRLLNKADEDFERKKREEGMRLFKEDWQLSQFWYDEATADLLADALLDGADEDTVIAIVSAPSVYAAILRKPESEIPTKHIYLFEYDKRFALLAGEDHFYYYDFAHPLDIDEKLLGKINRLLIDPPFLNEHCQTNFSITAKALLAPNNGEKTSKGVEKHRIITSTGERMRDIVAKIYPGTKMTTFYPGHANGLSNEFRCYANFEWSKWTFSTEP from the coding sequence ATGTCGGATTCTGAATCAGATAATGAACTTCAACTATCAGCTCATGCTCTTGCTGCATTGCAGGAGTTCAAGAGTGAGGAGCAGAAGCGGGAGGAAGAGTTCCAAAGGCTGCTAAATAAGGCCGATGAAGACTtcgaaagaaagaaaagagaggaaGGTATGCGtctcttcaaagaagaCTGGCAACTTTCCCAGTTTTGGTATGACGAAGCAACTGCTGATCTACTTGCAGATGCATTGTTAGACGGTGCTGATGAAGACACTGTCATTGCCATTGTCAGTGCGCCATCTGTGTACGCTGCTATTTTGAGGAAACCGGAGTCCGAAATTCCAACGAAGCATATCTACTTGTTTGAGTACGACAAAAGATTTGCCTTATTAGCAGGTGAGGACCACTTTTATTACTATGACTTTGCACATCCTTTAGATATCGATGAAAAGTTGCTTGGAAAGATTAACAGATTGCTCATCGATCCACCATTTTTGAACGAACATTGTCAAACCAACTTTTCGATCACTGCTAAGGCGCTTCTCGCTCCAAACAATGGTGAAAAGACTTCGAAGGGTGTTGAAAAGCACAGAATCATTACTAGTACCGGGGAAAGAATGAGAGATATAGTGGCTAAGATTTATCCTGGGACCAAAATGACAACATTTTACCCTGGCCATGCTAACGGTTTGAGTAACGAGTTCAGATGTTATGCTAACTTTGAGTGGTCTAAGTGGACCTTCTCTACGGAACCATAA